One window of the Nicotiana tabacum cultivar K326 chromosome 4, ASM71507v2, whole genome shotgun sequence genome contains the following:
- the LOC142180252 gene encoding chaperonin CPN60-like 2, mitochondrial, which translates to MFRAAAAVASSIRSSTSRKLAASRIISRRNYAAKDINFGSQARLAMLQGVNELAEAVKVTMGPKGRNVIIEKSQGNPKVTKDGATVAKSINFKDKTKNVGADLVKQVANATNSVAGDGTTCATVLTQAIFSEGCKAVAAGVSVMDLRSGINMAVDAVVADLKSRAVMISTPEEITQVATISANGEREIGELIARAMEKVGKEGVITVADGNTLDNELEVVEGMKLGRGYISPYFVTDAKTQRCELENPLILIHDKKISDLNSIVRILELAVKRRRPLLVVAEDVESDALAMLILNKHRAGVKVCAIKSPGFGDNRRANLEDLAVLTGGEVISEERGLDLNKVQFDMLGTAKKVTVSLDDTLVLHGGGDKKLIEERCEQLRIAKENSSAMFDKEKAQERLSKLSGGVAVFKVGGASEAEVGERKDRVTDALNATRAAVEEGIVPGGGVALLYATKCLKDLQTANDGQKKGVEIIENALKAPTFTIASNAGADGALVLGKLLGQDDLNLGFDAAKGTYRHMVKAGIIDPLKVVRTALVDAASVSLLLTTTEAAIVDRQGEKNPLANRMPNMGDMY; encoded by the exons ATGTTCAGAGCTGCTGCAGCTGTTGCTTCATCAATCAG GTCCTCAACTTCCAGAAAATTG GCTGCCAGTAGGATTATTTCGAGAAGAAATTATGCTGCAAAGGATATCAATTTTGGTAGCCAGGCACGGTTGGCCATGTTACAAGGGGTTAATGAGCTTGCAGAGGCCGTAAAAGTCACAATGGGACCAAAG GGTCGTAACGTGATTATTGAGAAAAGCCAAGGGAATCCTAAGGTCACAAAGGATGGTGCCACTGTAGCCAAGAGCATCAACTTTAAGGATAAGACAAAGAATGTGGGTGCTGATCTTGTGAAGCAGGTTGCTAATGCTACTAATTCAGTTGCTGGAGATG GTACAACCTGTGCAACTGTGCTTACTCAGGCAATTTTCTCAGAAGGTTGCAAAGCTGTTGCTGCAGGTGTAAGCGTGATGGATTTGCGTAGTGGTATTAACATGGCCGTTGATGCTGTTGTTGCTGACTTGAAGAGCAGAGCAGTCATGATTAGCACCCCGGAGGAGATTACACAG GTGGCTACTATCTCTGCAAATGGTGAACGTGAAATTGGGGAATTAATAGCTCGAGCCATGGAAAAAGTTGGGAAGGAAGGGGTGATTACTGTTGCT GATGGAAACACCTTAGATAATGAGTTGGAAGTGGTGGAAGGCATGAAGCTTGGCCGTGGTTACATATCTCCTTATTTTGTCACAGACGCGAAGACTCAAAGATGT GAATTGGAAAATCCATTGATCCTTATTCATGACAAGAAAATCTCAGACTTGAACTCGATTGTGCGGATATTGGAGCTTGCTGTTAAG AGAAGGAGGCCTCTGTTAGTTGTTGCTGAAGATGTGGAAAGTGATGCATTAGCTATGCTTATCCTAAACAAGCATCGTGCCGGGGTTAAG GTCTGTGCCATTAAATCTCCTGGTTTTGGGGATAATAGAAGAGCCAACTTGGAGGACCTTGCAGTTCTTACTGGAGGAGAG GTCATTAGTGAAGAACGTGGTCTGGATCTGAACAAAGTTCAATTTGATATGCTTGGTACTGCCAAAAAG GTTACTGTTTCCCTTGATGACACCTTAGTTCTGCATGGAGGTGGAGACAAGAAGCTAATTGAAGAAAGGTGTGAGCAG CTAAGGATAGCCAAGGAAAATAGTAGTGCCATGTTTGATAAGGAGAAAGCTCAGGAGCGTTTGTCAAAGCTATCCGGTGGTGTTGCTGTTTTCAAG GTGGGAGGAGCCAGTGAGGCAGAAGTTGGAGAAAGGAAAGATAGGGTTACAGATGCCTTAAATGCAACAAGGGCTGCTGTGGAAGAGGGCATTGTTCCAG GTGGCGGTGTTGCTCTCCTATATGCAACCAAATGTCTTAAAGACCTTCAGACTGCAAATGATGGACAAAAGAAGGGAGTTGAGATCATTGAGAATGCTCTCAAG GCACCTACTTTTACAATAGCTTCAAATGCTGGTGCAGATGGCGCCTTAGTTTTAGGCAAGCTCTTAGGACAAGATGATCTGAATCTAGGATTTGATGCAGCTAAAG GTACATATAGACACATGGTCAAGGCTGGAATTATTGATCCCCTGAAAGTAGTTAGAACAGCATTAGTGGATGCTGCCAG CGTGTCTTTGCTATTGACAACAACTGAGGCTGCCATTGTGGACCGTCAAGGAGAGAAAAACCCACTTGCAAACCGCATGCCAAACATGGGTGATATGTATTGA
- the LOC107767907 gene encoding DUF724 domain-containing protein 3 isoform X3 has protein sequence MEASDNQHFPRPLTRRPGKVGWVDNQSGHVMKENTDCSPAGTAHSIDRDTDCSKQGDVENVINRELNEEDKDGELIDPKVKMVEDSVKESTKNLSDHGKLAVLEGGRNKYLGAHSMALLTNRMQPNQVELTSTNRISTSAGASPTAVQPCAYNSPWQSNEWPDAALSSITTPEPSLALPFQKNSTVWSSLESMEIFAKFPQNPHFSPLAEHEEMKREELALQKMLKYAFLGDKISKLTIADLKNSMVINDILTCLKDLEECGFDVMQIKCPLDDLLNSERQIQFQNKFDEIKGRIRDCNLEREEAEKEISKIAMKVKDLEKELRSAKERIEMKDQVIFELRSEESAIRDEIRQVQLDFERTAASPFC, from the exons AATCAATCAGGTCATGTCATGAAAGAAAATACAGATTGCTCACCAGCCGGGACTGCACATTCTATCGATAGGG ATACAGACTGCAGTAAACAAGGAGATGTTGAAAATGTTATCAACAGAGAGCTGAACGAAGAAGATAAGGATGGGGAGCTAATTGACCCAAAAGTAAAGATGGTTGAG GATAGCGTCAAAGAAAGTACTAAGAATCTGTCTGATCATGGAAAACTGGCAGTGCTAGAAG GCGGGAGAAACAAGTACCTGGGAGCACACTCCATGGCACTGTTAACGAACAGAATGCAACCAAATCAAGTTGAATTGACTTCAACCAACAGGATTAGTACTTCTGCAG GAGCTTCTCCTACAGCAGTCCAACCATGTGCCTATAACAGTCCTTGGCAATCTAATGAATGGCCAGATGCTGCACTTAGTTCCATCACAACTCCTGAGCCGAGCCTGGCACTGCCATTTCAGAAAAATTCCACTGTTTGGAGCTCACTTGAATCTATGGAAATATTTGCAAAATTTCCACAAAATCCACACTTTTCACCCTTAGCAGAACATGAGGAGATGAAACGAGAAGAACTAGCTTTACAAAAGATGCTAAAGTATGCCTTCCTTGGTGATAAGATATCAAAGTTGACCATTGCGGATCTTAAAAATTCAATGGTCATCAATGACATTCTGACATGTCTCAAGGACTTGGAGGAGTGTGGATTTGATGTAATGCAGATTAAATGTCCATTAGACGATCTGTTGAACAGTGAGAGGCAAATTCAATTCCAAAACAAGTTTGATGAAATAAAGGGCAGAATCAGAGACTGCAAtcttgagagagaagaagctgAAAAAGAGATCAGTAAAATTGCTATGAAGGTAAAAGATCTGGAGAAAGAACTTAGGTCAGCCAAGGAAAGGATAGAGATGAAGGATCAAGTGATCTTTGAATTGAGATCTGAAGAGAGTGCCATTCGTGATGAAATACGTCAAGTTCAACTTGACTTTGAACGGACAGCGGCTTCACCCTTCTGCTGA
- the LOC107767907 gene encoding DUF724 domain-containing protein 3 isoform X4 gives MVRFKTRRPGKVGWVDNQSGHVMKENTDCSPAGTAHSIDRDTDCSKQGDVENVINRELNEEDKDGELIDPKVKMVEDSVKESTKNLSDHGKLAVLEGGRNKYLGAHSMALLTNRMQPNQVELTSTNRISTSAGASPTAVQPCAYNSPWQSNEWPDAALSSITTPEPSLALPFQKNSTVWSSLESMEIFAKFPQNPHFSPLAEHEEMKREELALQKMLKYAFLGDKISKLTIADLKNSMVINDILTCLKDLEECGFDVMQIKCPLDDLLNSERQIQFQNKFDEIKGRIRDCNLEREEAEKEISKIAMKVKDLEKELRSAKERIEMKDQVIFELRSEESAIRDEIRQVQLDFERTAASPFC, from the exons AATCAATCAGGTCATGTCATGAAAGAAAATACAGATTGCTCACCAGCCGGGACTGCACATTCTATCGATAGGG ATACAGACTGCAGTAAACAAGGAGATGTTGAAAATGTTATCAACAGAGAGCTGAACGAAGAAGATAAGGATGGGGAGCTAATTGACCCAAAAGTAAAGATGGTTGAG GATAGCGTCAAAGAAAGTACTAAGAATCTGTCTGATCATGGAAAACTGGCAGTGCTAGAAG GCGGGAGAAACAAGTACCTGGGAGCACACTCCATGGCACTGTTAACGAACAGAATGCAACCAAATCAAGTTGAATTGACTTCAACCAACAGGATTAGTACTTCTGCAG GAGCTTCTCCTACAGCAGTCCAACCATGTGCCTATAACAGTCCTTGGCAATCTAATGAATGGCCAGATGCTGCACTTAGTTCCATCACAACTCCTGAGCCGAGCCTGGCACTGCCATTTCAGAAAAATTCCACTGTTTGGAGCTCACTTGAATCTATGGAAATATTTGCAAAATTTCCACAAAATCCACACTTTTCACCCTTAGCAGAACATGAGGAGATGAAACGAGAAGAACTAGCTTTACAAAAGATGCTAAAGTATGCCTTCCTTGGTGATAAGATATCAAAGTTGACCATTGCGGATCTTAAAAATTCAATGGTCATCAATGACATTCTGACATGTCTCAAGGACTTGGAGGAGTGTGGATTTGATGTAATGCAGATTAAATGTCCATTAGACGATCTGTTGAACAGTGAGAGGCAAATTCAATTCCAAAACAAGTTTGATGAAATAAAGGGCAGAATCAGAGACTGCAAtcttgagagagaagaagctgAAAAAGAGATCAGTAAAATTGCTATGAAGGTAAAAGATCTGGAGAAAGAACTTAGGTCAGCCAAGGAAAGGATAGAGATGAAGGATCAAGTGATCTTTGAATTGAGATCTGAAGAGAGTGCCATTCGTGATGAAATACGTCAAGTTCAACTTGACTTTGAACGGACAGCGGCTTCACCCTTCTGCTGA